Proteins co-encoded in one Colletes latitarsis isolate SP2378_abdomen chromosome 13, iyColLati1, whole genome shotgun sequence genomic window:
- the LOC143349294 gene encoding putative ATP-dependent RNA helicase DHX35 isoform X1, with protein MSTKPIFFKPGDSMWQEDKPDIDVHSCTQFVYNAHHSLALDMQRQRLPIFKYKSHIIYLLEKYQTLVLIGETGCGKSTQLPQYLLEAGWCTDGKIIGITEPRRVAATSLANRVADERNCILGTEVGYSIRFDNCTDERTRIKYMTEGILLRELMSDPLLTSYSVIVVDEVHERTLLTDIIMGLLKKIMRKRRSLKIVVCSATVDAEQLRDFFNTGTIKDTAVIMNVEGRLYPVDIFFVKEPVANYVTSVVDTVLKIHEHEEPGDILAFLTGLDEVDQAVTLLSEHAKLIKEGKLKLLPLAMYGSLPNSEQLKVFWRAAKDTRKVIVATNIAETSITIPNIVYVIDCGFVKVPWFEAETQTNSLVIVPVSKASANQRAGRAGRVRSGKAYRLYVEEAYNELFEATPPEMQRSDLAPAILQLKALGIDNVLRFNFPSAPPSKNLLTGLELLYALGAIDSNGELTTPLGVTMAEMPLEPVLAKSLIVSGEMECSEELTTILAMLQVQNVFIRPAGGQAAIKARVAHRKFEVEEGDLLTMLNVYTAYEKNKTSNWCQKQFLNYKALRRATEIRMQMHCMMKRLNIPLISCDGNVQEILKCITAGLFPKAAYLHYTGVYKTVRGNRDLYIHPTSCLYTLQQPQWLLFCEVLQTNKTYMKDITVIQPEWLLELAPHFYERTSLETI; from the exons ATGAGTACAAAACCTATTTTTTTCAAACCAG GAGATAGCATGTGGCAAGAAGATAAGCCAGACATAGATGTCCATTCATGTACACAATTTGTATATAATGCACATCATTCTCTTGCACTTGATATGCAACGTCAAAGATTGCCTATATTCAAGTACAAAAgtcatattatttatttattggaaaAGTATCAAACATTGGTCTTGATTGGAGAAACTGGATGTGGAAAGAGCACACAGCTTCCTCAG TATCTTCTTGAAGCAGGATGGTGTACAGATGGAAAAATAATTGGTATCACGGAACCGAGAAGGGTTGCAGCCACTTCTTTGGCGAATCGTGTCGCCGATGAACGAAATTGTATTTTAGGCACCGAAGTCGGTTATTCTATACGTTTCGACAATTGCACGGACGAAAGAACGAGGATCAAG TATATGACAGAAGGAATTTTACTCCGTGAATTAATGAGCGATCCCCTGCTGACAAGTTATTCCGTCATCGTTGTAGACGAAGTACACGAAAGGACCCTCCTCACCGACATCATCATGGGACTATTGAAGAAAATAATGCGG AAACGGAGAAGCTTAAAAATTGTCGTTTGTTCCGCTACAGTTGACGCAGAACAACTTCGAGATTTTTTTAATACGGGTACCATAAAAGACACCGCAGTCATAATGAATGTTGAGGGTCGGCTCTACCCAGTAGATATTTTCTTTGTAAAAG AACCAGTAGCAAATTATGTCACCAGTGTTGTGGATACTGTTTTGAAAATACACGAACACGAAGAGCCTGGCGATATTTTAGCGTTCCTCACGGGTTTAGACGAAGTGGATCAAGCAGTTACTCTTTTATCAGAGCATGCAAAACTTATAAAAGAAGGCAAAC TGAAACTTTTACCCCTGGCCATGTATGGATCTCTTCCAAATTCAGAACAGCTTAAAGTATTCTGGAGAGCCGCCAAAGACACTCGCAAAGTTATAGTGGCGACAAACATAGCAGAAACATCCATCACAATCCCAAACATCGTTTATG TCATCGATTGCGGTTTTGTCAAAGTTCCTTGGTTTGAAGCGGAAACGCAAACGAATTCCCTTGTTATTGTTCCTGTATCAAAAGCTTCAGCTAATCAACGTGCTGGTCGAGCAGGTCGCGTACGGTCAGGGAAAGCATatag ATTATACGTTGAAGAAGCATATAATGAATTGTTTGAGGCAACGCCACCGGAAATGCAACGCTCTGATTTAGCACCAGCTATATTGCAATTAAAGGCTTTAGGCATCGATAATGTATTGAGGTTTAATTTCCCTTCTGCTCCGCCCAGTAAAAATTTGCTTACAGGACTAGAATTACTGTACGCATTAGGTGCAATTGATAGTAATGGAGAATTAACGACACCATTGGGCGTAACAATGGCAGAGATGCCTTTAGAACCTGTTCTGGCAAAATCTCTCATCGTATCAg GTGAAATGGAATGTTCTGAAGAATTGACAACTATTCTTGCCATGCTACAAGTACAAAACGTTTTCATAAGACCAGCTGGAGGCCAAGCTGCGATAAAGGCCAGAGTGGCGCATAGAAAATTTGAAGTGGAAGAAGGAGATCTTTTAACGATGCTCAATGTGTATACTGCTTATGAGAAGAATAAAACATCTAACTGGTGCCAGAAACAGTTCCTCAACTACAAAGCGTTACGACGAGCTACGGAAATTCGAATGCAAATGCACTGTATGATGAAGAGGTTAAATATACCATTGATTTCTTGTGATG GAAACGTACAAGAAATTTTAAAATGTATAACTGCTGGACTTTTTCCAAAAGCAGCATATTTACATTATACGGGTGTATATAAGACTGTACGTGGCAATAGGGATTTATACATACATCCAACTAGTTGTTTATATACGCTTCAACAACCCCAATG GCTACTTTTTTGTGAAGTTCTACAGACAAATAAAACATACATGAAGGACATAACAGTGATACAACCGGAATGGTTATTAGAATTAGCACCTCACTTTTACGAAAGAACTTCCCTTGAAACTATTTAA
- the LOC143349295 gene encoding ceramide phosphoethanolamine synthase-like, which produces MFGTTTFVSRSLLPILILLTLYFLGMDILLYSRIQNYDIRPTSNGTRYVSIIPCDFNPLCTVTVKGLMLDHPNYFLLSPLVAIMDNLLHISDSWTWITPNAISCFHVLIAVMAGKCISSDSLSHRRLGVILFQARTWLDDLDGHVARKRANIDGERSDVGSSGYIVDGVCDALSCVVLIICLYQYLAHNSNRRGGYDKLSQLPVSSVLESGNITSKTSNTALRNILLMSVHLFLTSAAWNRYISLYQDLLETEYRTPSISREHLYARQTTIFRGLSFWIIVLCWKFINFHAVIDYLLLAIFLDRIREYMRLIRWPSYVVILLLVYITEFHFLQAYAYVQGVPSFIDEEITSSDVFSQG; this is translated from the coding sequence ATGTTTGGTACAACAACCTTCGTAAGCAGGTCACTCCTACCAATTTTGATATTATTGACATTATACTTCCTTGGAATGGACATTTTACTATATTCTAGAATACAAAATTACGATATACGACCAACTTCAAATGGTACACGATATGTTTCTATTATACCCTGTGATTTTAATCCATTGTGCACAGTGACTGTGAAAGGATTAATGCTCGACCAtccaaattattttcttctaagcCCTCTTGTGGCTATCATGGACAATCTATTACACATTAGCGATTCTTGGACATGGATAACACCAAATGCAATCAGTTGTTTTCATGTGTTAATAGCAGTGATGGCTGGTAAATGTATTTCCAGTGATTCATTATCTCATAGACGCTTAGGTGTAATACTCTTTCAAGCAAGAACATGGTTGGATGATCTAGATGGACACGTTGCTAGAAAAAGAGCAAATATCGATGGTGAACGATCGGATGTTGGTTCATCTGGTTATATCGTTGATGGTGTCTGCGACGCTTTGAGTTGTgttgttttaattatttgtcTGTATCAATATCTTGCCCATAATTCAAACAGACGTGGAGGATATGATAAGCTATCACAGCTCCCTGTTTCTTCAGTTCTTGAATCTGGAAACATAACCTCAAAAACTTCAAATACAGCACTTCGTAATATATTACTTATGTCCGTCCACTTGTTCTTGACCAGTGCTGCCTGGAATCGATATATATCTTTATACCAGGATCTTCTTGAGACTGAATATAGAACACCATCAATTAGTAGAGAACATCTTTATGCTAGACAGACAACTATATTCAGAGGTTTATCATTTTGGATAATAGTCCTTTGCtggaaatttataaattttcatgCTGTCATAGATTATCTACTTTTGGCAATATTTTTGGATCGAATACGGGAGTATATGAGACTTATAAGATGGCCTTCGTACGTGGTTATATTGCTGCTTGTTTATATAACcgaatttcattttctacagGCCTATGCATATGTACAAGGTGTACCATCATTTATTGATGAAGAGATAACTTCATCCGATGTTTTCTCCCAAGGATGA
- the LOC143349294 gene encoding putative ATP-dependent RNA helicase DHX35 isoform X3, translated as MWKEHTASSGWCTDGKIIGITEPRRVAATSLANRVADERNCILGTEVGYSIRFDNCTDERTRIKYMTEGILLRELMSDPLLTSYSVIVVDEVHERTLLTDIIMGLLKKIMRKRRSLKIVVCSATVDAEQLRDFFNTGTIKDTAVIMNVEGRLYPVDIFFVKEPVANYVTSVVDTVLKIHEHEEPGDILAFLTGLDEVDQAVTLLSEHAKLIKEGKLKLLPLAMYGSLPNSEQLKVFWRAAKDTRKVIVATNIAETSITIPNIVYVIDCGFVKVPWFEAETQTNSLVIVPVSKASANQRAGRAGRVRSGKAYRLYVEEAYNELFEATPPEMQRSDLAPAILQLKALGIDNVLRFNFPSAPPSKNLLTGLELLYALGAIDSNGELTTPLGVTMAEMPLEPVLAKSLIVSGEMECSEELTTILAMLQVQNVFIRPAGGQAAIKARVAHRKFEVEEGDLLTMLNVYTAYEKNKTSNWCQKQFLNYKALRRATEIRMQMHCMMKRLNIPLISCDGNVQEILKCITAGLFPKAAYLHYTGVYKTVRGNRDLYIHPTSCLYTLQQPQWLLFCEVLQTNKTYMKDITVIQPEWLLELAPHFYERTSLETI; from the exons ATGTGGAAAGAGCACACAGCTTCCTCAG GATGGTGTACAGATGGAAAAATAATTGGTATCACGGAACCGAGAAGGGTTGCAGCCACTTCTTTGGCGAATCGTGTCGCCGATGAACGAAATTGTATTTTAGGCACCGAAGTCGGTTATTCTATACGTTTCGACAATTGCACGGACGAAAGAACGAGGATCAAG TATATGACAGAAGGAATTTTACTCCGTGAATTAATGAGCGATCCCCTGCTGACAAGTTATTCCGTCATCGTTGTAGACGAAGTACACGAAAGGACCCTCCTCACCGACATCATCATGGGACTATTGAAGAAAATAATGCGG AAACGGAGAAGCTTAAAAATTGTCGTTTGTTCCGCTACAGTTGACGCAGAACAACTTCGAGATTTTTTTAATACGGGTACCATAAAAGACACCGCAGTCATAATGAATGTTGAGGGTCGGCTCTACCCAGTAGATATTTTCTTTGTAAAAG AACCAGTAGCAAATTATGTCACCAGTGTTGTGGATACTGTTTTGAAAATACACGAACACGAAGAGCCTGGCGATATTTTAGCGTTCCTCACGGGTTTAGACGAAGTGGATCAAGCAGTTACTCTTTTATCAGAGCATGCAAAACTTATAAAAGAAGGCAAAC TGAAACTTTTACCCCTGGCCATGTATGGATCTCTTCCAAATTCAGAACAGCTTAAAGTATTCTGGAGAGCCGCCAAAGACACTCGCAAAGTTATAGTGGCGACAAACATAGCAGAAACATCCATCACAATCCCAAACATCGTTTATG TCATCGATTGCGGTTTTGTCAAAGTTCCTTGGTTTGAAGCGGAAACGCAAACGAATTCCCTTGTTATTGTTCCTGTATCAAAAGCTTCAGCTAATCAACGTGCTGGTCGAGCAGGTCGCGTACGGTCAGGGAAAGCATatag ATTATACGTTGAAGAAGCATATAATGAATTGTTTGAGGCAACGCCACCGGAAATGCAACGCTCTGATTTAGCACCAGCTATATTGCAATTAAAGGCTTTAGGCATCGATAATGTATTGAGGTTTAATTTCCCTTCTGCTCCGCCCAGTAAAAATTTGCTTACAGGACTAGAATTACTGTACGCATTAGGTGCAATTGATAGTAATGGAGAATTAACGACACCATTGGGCGTAACAATGGCAGAGATGCCTTTAGAACCTGTTCTGGCAAAATCTCTCATCGTATCAg GTGAAATGGAATGTTCTGAAGAATTGACAACTATTCTTGCCATGCTACAAGTACAAAACGTTTTCATAAGACCAGCTGGAGGCCAAGCTGCGATAAAGGCCAGAGTGGCGCATAGAAAATTTGAAGTGGAAGAAGGAGATCTTTTAACGATGCTCAATGTGTATACTGCTTATGAGAAGAATAAAACATCTAACTGGTGCCAGAAACAGTTCCTCAACTACAAAGCGTTACGACGAGCTACGGAAATTCGAATGCAAATGCACTGTATGATGAAGAGGTTAAATATACCATTGATTTCTTGTGATG GAAACGTACAAGAAATTTTAAAATGTATAACTGCTGGACTTTTTCCAAAAGCAGCATATTTACATTATACGGGTGTATATAAGACTGTACGTGGCAATAGGGATTTATACATACATCCAACTAGTTGTTTATATACGCTTCAACAACCCCAATG GCTACTTTTTTGTGAAGTTCTACAGACAAATAAAACATACATGAAGGACATAACAGTGATACAACCGGAATGGTTATTAGAATTAGCACCTCACTTTTACGAAAGAACTTCCCTTGAAACTATTTAA
- the LOC143349294 gene encoding putative ATP-dependent RNA helicase DHX35 isoform X2, translated as MWKEHTASSAGWCTDGKIIGITEPRRVAATSLANRVADERNCILGTEVGYSIRFDNCTDERTRIKYMTEGILLRELMSDPLLTSYSVIVVDEVHERTLLTDIIMGLLKKIMRKRRSLKIVVCSATVDAEQLRDFFNTGTIKDTAVIMNVEGRLYPVDIFFVKEPVANYVTSVVDTVLKIHEHEEPGDILAFLTGLDEVDQAVTLLSEHAKLIKEGKLKLLPLAMYGSLPNSEQLKVFWRAAKDTRKVIVATNIAETSITIPNIVYVIDCGFVKVPWFEAETQTNSLVIVPVSKASANQRAGRAGRVRSGKAYRLYVEEAYNELFEATPPEMQRSDLAPAILQLKALGIDNVLRFNFPSAPPSKNLLTGLELLYALGAIDSNGELTTPLGVTMAEMPLEPVLAKSLIVSGEMECSEELTTILAMLQVQNVFIRPAGGQAAIKARVAHRKFEVEEGDLLTMLNVYTAYEKNKTSNWCQKQFLNYKALRRATEIRMQMHCMMKRLNIPLISCDGNVQEILKCITAGLFPKAAYLHYTGVYKTVRGNRDLYIHPTSCLYTLQQPQWLLFCEVLQTNKTYMKDITVIQPEWLLELAPHFYERTSLETI; from the exons ATGTGGAAAGAGCACACAGCTTCCTCAG CAGGATGGTGTACAGATGGAAAAATAATTGGTATCACGGAACCGAGAAGGGTTGCAGCCACTTCTTTGGCGAATCGTGTCGCCGATGAACGAAATTGTATTTTAGGCACCGAAGTCGGTTATTCTATACGTTTCGACAATTGCACGGACGAAAGAACGAGGATCAAG TATATGACAGAAGGAATTTTACTCCGTGAATTAATGAGCGATCCCCTGCTGACAAGTTATTCCGTCATCGTTGTAGACGAAGTACACGAAAGGACCCTCCTCACCGACATCATCATGGGACTATTGAAGAAAATAATGCGG AAACGGAGAAGCTTAAAAATTGTCGTTTGTTCCGCTACAGTTGACGCAGAACAACTTCGAGATTTTTTTAATACGGGTACCATAAAAGACACCGCAGTCATAATGAATGTTGAGGGTCGGCTCTACCCAGTAGATATTTTCTTTGTAAAAG AACCAGTAGCAAATTATGTCACCAGTGTTGTGGATACTGTTTTGAAAATACACGAACACGAAGAGCCTGGCGATATTTTAGCGTTCCTCACGGGTTTAGACGAAGTGGATCAAGCAGTTACTCTTTTATCAGAGCATGCAAAACTTATAAAAGAAGGCAAAC TGAAACTTTTACCCCTGGCCATGTATGGATCTCTTCCAAATTCAGAACAGCTTAAAGTATTCTGGAGAGCCGCCAAAGACACTCGCAAAGTTATAGTGGCGACAAACATAGCAGAAACATCCATCACAATCCCAAACATCGTTTATG TCATCGATTGCGGTTTTGTCAAAGTTCCTTGGTTTGAAGCGGAAACGCAAACGAATTCCCTTGTTATTGTTCCTGTATCAAAAGCTTCAGCTAATCAACGTGCTGGTCGAGCAGGTCGCGTACGGTCAGGGAAAGCATatag ATTATACGTTGAAGAAGCATATAATGAATTGTTTGAGGCAACGCCACCGGAAATGCAACGCTCTGATTTAGCACCAGCTATATTGCAATTAAAGGCTTTAGGCATCGATAATGTATTGAGGTTTAATTTCCCTTCTGCTCCGCCCAGTAAAAATTTGCTTACAGGACTAGAATTACTGTACGCATTAGGTGCAATTGATAGTAATGGAGAATTAACGACACCATTGGGCGTAACAATGGCAGAGATGCCTTTAGAACCTGTTCTGGCAAAATCTCTCATCGTATCAg GTGAAATGGAATGTTCTGAAGAATTGACAACTATTCTTGCCATGCTACAAGTACAAAACGTTTTCATAAGACCAGCTGGAGGCCAAGCTGCGATAAAGGCCAGAGTGGCGCATAGAAAATTTGAAGTGGAAGAAGGAGATCTTTTAACGATGCTCAATGTGTATACTGCTTATGAGAAGAATAAAACATCTAACTGGTGCCAGAAACAGTTCCTCAACTACAAAGCGTTACGACGAGCTACGGAAATTCGAATGCAAATGCACTGTATGATGAAGAGGTTAAATATACCATTGATTTCTTGTGATG GAAACGTACAAGAAATTTTAAAATGTATAACTGCTGGACTTTTTCCAAAAGCAGCATATTTACATTATACGGGTGTATATAAGACTGTACGTGGCAATAGGGATTTATACATACATCCAACTAGTTGTTTATATACGCTTCAACAACCCCAATG GCTACTTTTTTGTGAAGTTCTACAGACAAATAAAACATACATGAAGGACATAACAGTGATACAACCGGAATGGTTATTAGAATTAGCACCTCACTTTTACGAAAGAACTTCCCTTGAAACTATTTAA